One Rosa chinensis cultivar Old Blush chromosome 5, RchiOBHm-V2, whole genome shotgun sequence genomic region harbors:
- the LOC112167037 gene encoding uncharacterized protein LOC112167037 isoform X2, with the protein MARAEEEDNWSEAVEDLVTAGDTDGAIALLESVISNLENKDSPELASALCDLAKLYSSKGFSLKADDLQSRASAIKLRHSSSSGVATEKQSLMPGKNSTDGHVENSTKSQGSSSCNGSSDDDWEAIADRTPDELLSSQSLPGVSKLSLEDTKVQTPKRRGRGTFAYKKRELYSDQISNKIVVDNDSLEEENEGHNLEGSEETRNSKYGTRHILVLADCPPSTRTIELENLFEDFRDHGVVIRWVNDTVALAVFRTPAIDLEPPRQRPQTSARTAQRLIAHGMGLKLPSTAFGSRDLKKQENDRRSRIVTRQKLKDDAWGGDE; encoded by the exons ATGGCcagagcagaagaagaagacaactGGAGTGAGGCAGTGGAAGATCTTGTAACAGCAGGAGACACCGACGGAGCCATAGCTCTTTTGGAATCGGTAATCTCCAATCTCGAAAACAAAGACTCTCCTGAGTTGGCCTCTGCTCTCTGCGACTTGGCCAAGCTCTACTCCTCCAAAGGCTTCTCTCTCAAAGCTGACGACCTTCAGTCTCGCGCTTCCGCCATCAAGCTTCGTCACTCTTCCTCTTCTGG TGTTGCTACAGAGAAGCAGAGCTTGATGCCTGGAAAGAATTCAACAGATG GACATGTTGAAAACTCAACGAAATCGCAGGGTTCTTCTTCTTGCAATGGGTCTTCGGATGATG ATTGGGAAGCTATTGCAGACCGCACACCTGATGAATTACTCTCCTCACAATCTTTGCCCGGAGTATCAAaactttctttggaagataccAAAGTTCAAACCCCTAAGCGGCGTGGAAGAGGAACATTTGCATACAAGAAACGTGAACTGTACAGTGATCAAATATCTAATAAGATTGTAGTTGATAATGATAGCTTGGAGGAAGAAAATGAGGGCCATAATTTAGAGGGCAGTGAAGAAACAAGAAACT CAAAATATGGCACACGTCACATTCTTGTTTTAGCTGACTGTCCACCAAGTACTAGGACAATAGAGTTGGAGAATCTTTTTGAGGACTTCAGAGATCATGGAGTTGTTATTCGCTGGGTTAATGATACGGTTGCCCTTGCCGTTTTCAGAACACCAGCGATTG ATCTGGAGCCTCCTCGGCAAAGGCCACAAACATCAGCAAGAACTGCCCAGAGGCTCATTGCACATGGAATGGGATTGAAATTACCTTCAACTGCCTTCGGGTCCAGAGACTTGAAGAAACAGGAAAATGATCGAAGGAGCCGCATAGTCACGCGACAAAAATTGAAAGATGATGCTTGGGGTGGGGATGAATag
- the LOC112167037 gene encoding coiled-coil domain-containing protein R3HCC1L isoform X1 produces the protein MARAEEEDNWSEAVEDLVTAGDTDGAIALLESVISNLENKDSPELASALCDLAKLYSSKGFSLKADDLQSRASAIKLRHSSSSGVATEKQSLMPGKNSTDGHVENSTKSQGSSSCNGSSDDDWEAIADRTPDELLSSQSLPGVSKLSLEDTKVQTPKRRGRGTFAYKKRELYSDQISNKIVVDNDSLEEENEGHNLEGSEETRNSKYGTRHILVLADCPPSTRTIELENLFEDFRDHGVVIRWVNDTVALAVFRTPAIALEARSHIQCSMTVRVLDEDDTLLSSISPKDLEPPRQRPQTSARTAQRLIAHGMGLKLPSTAFGSRDLKKQENDRRSRIVTRQKLKDDAWGGDE, from the exons ATGGCcagagcagaagaagaagacaactGGAGTGAGGCAGTGGAAGATCTTGTAACAGCAGGAGACACCGACGGAGCCATAGCTCTTTTGGAATCGGTAATCTCCAATCTCGAAAACAAAGACTCTCCTGAGTTGGCCTCTGCTCTCTGCGACTTGGCCAAGCTCTACTCCTCCAAAGGCTTCTCTCTCAAAGCTGACGACCTTCAGTCTCGCGCTTCCGCCATCAAGCTTCGTCACTCTTCCTCTTCTGG TGTTGCTACAGAGAAGCAGAGCTTGATGCCTGGAAAGAATTCAACAGATG GACATGTTGAAAACTCAACGAAATCGCAGGGTTCTTCTTCTTGCAATGGGTCTTCGGATGATG ATTGGGAAGCTATTGCAGACCGCACACCTGATGAATTACTCTCCTCACAATCTTTGCCCGGAGTATCAAaactttctttggaagataccAAAGTTCAAACCCCTAAGCGGCGTGGAAGAGGAACATTTGCATACAAGAAACGTGAACTGTACAGTGATCAAATATCTAATAAGATTGTAGTTGATAATGATAGCTTGGAGGAAGAAAATGAGGGCCATAATTTAGAGGGCAGTGAAGAAACAAGAAACT CAAAATATGGCACACGTCACATTCTTGTTTTAGCTGACTGTCCACCAAGTACTAGGACAATAGAGTTGGAGAATCTTTTTGAGGACTTCAGAGATCATGGAGTTGTTATTCGCTGGGTTAATGATACGGTTGCCCTTGCCGTTTTCAGAACACCAGCGATTG CACTTGAGGCTCGTAGTCATATTCAATGTTCTATGACAGTTCGAGTGCTTGATGAGGATGATACCCTTCTGAGTTCAATTTCACCAAAAG ATCTGGAGCCTCCTCGGCAAAGGCCACAAACATCAGCAAGAACTGCCCAGAGGCTCATTGCACATGGAATGGGATTGAAATTACCTTCAACTGCCTTCGGGTCCAGAGACTTGAAGAAACAGGAAAATGATCGAAGGAGCCGCATAGTCACGCGACAAAAATTGAAAGATGATGCTTGGGGTGGGGATGAATag
- the LOC112203927 gene encoding uncharacterized protein LOC112203927 gives MEILAWNCRGIGNDAAVQGLKKLIHQHHPSFIFLSETKVSDPTYMRNLRLEIGYLNCEVVFSRGQSDGLALFWRDGINVRFRSKSNHHINVEVREGDGSGIAWRLTGDVDLSHMFSVVDLVQSKVTPEMNSMLCAPYTAVEIRAALFQMYPTKSPRPDGMPPLFFQQYWDTIGTDVVAAVQSFLHSGQLLASINYTHVYLIPKVKNPTCMSELRPIALCNVIYKICSKVLANRLKSILSQIISPFQSAFVPGRLITDNTLIANEVSHFIHNNRSSNDGVMSLKLDMSKAYDRMEWVFLEAVLIRMGFDERWIHVIMQCVKTVRYSFLINGQPRGYLTPTRGLRQGDPLSPYLFLLDDSLLFGKASLEESSQIQDVLVDYELTSGQKVNFSKSNIVFSKKVCSSLQQQIADSLGVAIVDKHEKYLGLPTYLGRNKTETFAYLQESLNKKLEGWQGKLLSSAGKDLLIRVVAQALPSYTMSCFLLPKNFCDSLHQKCAKFWWGSKGENRKIHWLSWDRLCQPKEASGMGFRDLYAHNLALLAQQGWRLVSNLGSLLARLYQAKYFPNGDFWSSGLSSSPSACWRGIHAAKHILRRGVRWEDPWIPRPSSFLPIIRHEDGPERVSDLLLPGFSWNLALINQYFVADDVDLILSMPLSQRDVPDRLTWHYDKKGRFSTKSAYVLAFVELHNFGEVATSSEDLSSFWKQIWFAQIPGKVKVHWWKFQIRSYDMLFQSTLATPRSTALRGRAVWLPPPSGWLKANGDGAFDFSSKLGGLGVLI, from the exons ATGGAAATTCTGGCCTGGAATTGCCGTGGAATTGGCAATGATGCTGCGGTGCAAGGTTTGAAGAAACTAATTCATCAACATCATCCATCCTTTATCTTCCTGAGCGAGACGAAGGTTTCGGATCCTACTTATATGAGAAACTTGAGATTGGAGATTGGGTATCTCAATTGTGAAGTAGTGTTCAGCCGGGGGCAATCCGATGGATTGGCTTTATTCTGGCGTGATGGCATCAACGTTCGCTTCCGGTCGAAGTCGAACCATCACATCAATGTGGAAGTACGAGAGGGTGATGGCTCTGGGATTGCATGGAGGCTGACTG GGGATGTGGATCTTTCTCATATGTTTTCAGTGGTGGATTTGGTTCAGTCAAAGGTCACGCCTGAAATGAATTCTATGCTTTGCGCTCCTTATACAGCTGTGGAAATTCGAGCTGCTCTTTTTCAGATGTATCCAACCAAGTCACCTAGACCAGACGGCATGcctcctttattttttcaacagTATTGGGACACCATTGGTACTGATGTAGTGGCAGCAGTTCAGAGTTTTCTCCATTCTGGTCAGTTGCTTGCTTCTATTAATTACACTCATGTCTATTTGATCCCAAAGGTGAAAAATCCTACCTGTATGTCCGAATTACGTCCCATTGCACTGTGTAATGTCATTTATAAGATTTGTTCTAAGGTGCTTGCCAACAGATTGAAGAGTATACTGTCTCAGATTATATCTCCTTTTCAGAGTGCCTTTGTCCCTGGACGTCTGATTACTGATAATACTCTGATAGCTAATGAGGTATCCCACTTTATTCATAATAATCGGTCGAGTAATGATGGTGTTATGTCTCTTAAACTGGACATGAGTAAGGCCTATGATCGTATGGAGTGGGTTTTCTTAGAGGCTGTTTTGATTCGCATGGGTTTTGATGAAAGATGGATACATGTTATCATGCAGTGTGTCAAGACTGTTCGTTATTCTTTTTTGATTAATGGTCAGCCTAGAGGCTATTTGACTCCTACTAGGGGCCTAAGACAGGGCGATCCCTTATCACCATATCTCTTCCTGCTTG atgatagcCTTTTGTTTGGTAAGGCTAGTTTGGAGGAGAGTTCTCAGATCCAGGATGTCTTAGTGGATTATGAGTTAACATCAGGTCagaaggtaaacttttctaagagcaatattgtttttagtaaaaAGGTGTGCTCTTCTTTACAGCAGCAGATTGCAGACTCACTGGGTGTGGCCATTGTGgataaacatgaaaaatatctcGGCCTACCTACTTATCTGGGGAGGAATAAGACTGAAACCTTTGCTTATTTACAGGAAAGTTTAAACAAGAAACTTGAGGGTTGGCAAGGTAAGTTACTCAGTAGTGCAGGAAAGGACCTTCTTATAAGGGTGGTGGCTCAGGCTCTTCCTTCTTATACTATGAGCTGCTTCTTATTACCGAAGAATTTTTGTGATTCATTGCATCAGAAGTGTGCCAAGTTTTGGTGGGGCAGTAAGGGTGAAAATCGTAAGATTCATTGGTTGTCTTGGGATCGACTATGTCAACCCAAGGAGGCTAGTGGTATGGGCTTTCGTGATTTGTATGCACATAATTTGGCTCTCTTGGCTCAGCAGGGTTGGAGGTTAGTGAGTAATCTGGGCTCTCTTTTGGCTCGATTGTATCAGGCTAAGTATTTCCCGAATGGAGATTTCTGGTCTAGTGGGCTTTCTTCATCTCCATCTGCATGTTGGAGGGGTATCCATGCGGCTAAACACATTCTGAGGAGGGGTGTTCGTTGGGAGGATCCCTGGATCCCGAGACCTTCTTCTTTTCTACCTATCATCCGACATGAGGATGGACCggagagagtttctgatttatTACTTCCAGGTTTCTCTTGGAATCTGGCTCTTATTAATCAATATTTTGTGGCTGATGATGTTGATTTGATTTTATCTATGCCTCTTAGTCAGAGGGATGTTCCTGATCGTCTTACTTGGCATTATGATAAGAAAGGTAGATTTTCTACCAAGAGTGCTTATGTGTTAGCTTTTGTGGAGCTCCATAACTTTGGAGAAGTTGCTACTAGTTCGGAGGATCTCTCTTCTTTCTGGAAACAGATTTGGTTTGCTCAAATACCGGGCAAGGTTAAAGTTCATTGGTGGAAA TTTCAGATTCGATCATATGACATGTTGTTTCAATCTACCTTGGCTACACCTCGTAGTACTGCATTGAGGGGTAGGGCAGTCTGGTTACCACCTCCTTCCGGCTGGCTTAAGGCCAACGGTGATGGAGCctttgatttctcctccaaattagGTGGATTAGGAGTGCTTATTTGA